The window GCACGAGCGGTATCCGCCGCCCGCCGTGGAGCCCGTCACCGGGTACGTCGAACAGGCCAAGGACCGGCTGGTGTTCGCCACGACCCACCTCAACGGCTGCCGACAGGCCGACGACTTCGCCGACCGGACCCGGGCCGCGGCCCACCTGCGTGCCGCCGAGGGCGCCATCGCCCAGGCCGACACCCTGACGACCGCGATATCCCGCCTGACGGCGCACCTGGCGGAGGCCGCCGCCCTGGTGCCGCCGACGCTGACGGGCGCGGAGGCGGAGCTGGCCGTGGCACGGGAACCCGAGGGCGAGAAGGCGGAGGACGGGGCGCGCCCACCGCGTCCTCCCCTGGCCGCCGGTGAGCTGCGGGCCCGGCTCGCGCACGCCGACGGAGTGCTGGCCGGCGTCCGCGCGGAGGCGACCTCGGGGCCGTACGACCCGCTGGACGCGCTGCGCCGGATCACGCGGGCCGTGGCACGGCTGGGGGCGGGGCGGGCGGGCGTGCTGGCCGCCGCGGCGGTGCTGGTGGCCCGGAGTTCCGTCGCCGGGGCGGAGGAGTTCACGGCGGTGCACCGGGGCGCGGTGGGCGCGGAGGCGCGGGCCCTGCTGGCCGAGGCGACGCGGTCGCTCGCCGCGGGGGACGCCGAACCGGCCGACACGGTGTCACGGCAGGCCCGGGACCTGGCCGAACGGGACGTACGCACGCACGGCACCCCGTACGTCGGCACCGACGGCGACCCGGCGGGGCCGGCCGGGGCCGTGCTCGGCGGGATCCTCCTGGCCGAGGACCCCGACGGCGGCCCCCCGGCCGCCTACGGCGGCCCGGCCACCCGGGGCAGACACCACTTCCGCCCGGCACCGTGACGGAGCCCCGACCCGCCGCACCCGGCGAACGGGCACGTCGGCGGGACCGCGACCGGTGACCCGCACCGACGGCAGGCCCCGGCCGCAGACTCCCGGCCCAAGGCCGCGACAGCCACCCGGAGGACACCACTACCGGCCGACACCCCGACAGACCGCGCCACGACCGGCCGTACCCGGCGAGCGACAACGTCGGCGGGACCGCGACCGGTGACCGCACCGACGGCAGGCCCCGGCCGCAGACTCCCGGCCCAGGACCGCCACAGCCACCCGGAGGACACCACTACCGGCCGACACCCCGACAGACCACGCCACAACCGGCCGTACCCGGCGAGTGGCCGCCCCGGCGGCAGGCGTCGCCCTATGCTGCCCGGCCGAGGATTCGCCCGGTGTCAGAAGAGGCTGAGCAGGGCCTCCGCAGGGTCGGTCAGGCCGGTCTCGCCGCCCGGCAGCGGCAGCTCGAACCACACCGTCTTGCCCCGGGGTGTGCGCCGCGATCCCCATGCCGCGCTCAGCAGTCCGACCAGTTGCAGACCCCGGCCGCCCTCGTCCGTGTCGCGGGCCCGTCGCCGCCGGGGCTGGACGAGCCCCGAGTCCCACACCTCGCACACCAGGGTCCGGTCCAGCAGCAGCCGGAGCCGTATCTCCCCCTCGCCGTACCGCAGCGCATTGGTCACCAGCTCGCTCACCAGCAGTTCGGCGGTGTCGACCAGCGGCTCCAGGTCCCAGCTGAGCAGCTGCCCGCGGGCGTACTCCCGGGCCCGCCCCACACTGCGCGGCTCGCGCGGCAGCGTCCAGTCGCCGACGGACTCGGCCGGCAGCCCCTGCACACGGGCCATCAGCAGGGCGATGTCGTCCTCGCCGTGGTGGGTGTCGAGCGTGTTGAGCACGTGGTCGCAGACGTCCTCCAGCGGCCGGGAGGGATCCGTGAGCGCGCCCACGAACGCCTGGAGGCCCTCGTCCAGGGGGTGGTCGCGGGACTCGACGAGTCCATCCGTGTAGAGGGCGAGCAGCGCCCCCTCGGGGAGTTCGACCTCCACCTCCTCGAACGGCTCCCCGCCCACGCCGAGCGGCATGCCGGGCGGCACGTCGAGCATCAGCGCCGCCTCGCCGGGCTCGACCAGGACCGGCGGCAGATGGCCGGCGTTGGCGAACGTACATCGCCTGGTCACGGAGTCGTAGACGGCGTACACACAGGTCGCCAGGTACACCTCGGAGAGGTCGGCGTCCCGGGGCTGCCGGGCCGTGCGCGTGGCCTGCTGGACGCCACCGGGGGTGCCGAGCCCCCGCGCGATCTCGTCCAGCGCCGACAGCACCTCGGCCGGTTCCAGGTCCAGCAGGGCCAGCGTGCGGACCGCCGTGCGCAGCTCGCCCATCGCGACGGCCGCCCGCAGGCCCCGGCCCATCACGTCGCCCACCACCAACGCGGTGCGGTGCCCGGGCAGTTCGATCACGTCGAACCAGTCGCCGCCGACCTCCGTGGCCGCGTTGCCGGGCAGGTAGCGGCAGGCGATGTCCAGTCCGGAGGCCTCCGGGTCACCGGGCGGGAGCAGGGACCGTTGCAGTATCAACGCGCGTTCGTGCTCGCGGCGGTACAGCCGGGCGTTGTCGATGCAGACCGCGGCGCGCGCGGCCAGCTCCACCGCGAGGTCCCGGTCGCGGTCGCCGAAGGGCTCGCTGCCCTTGGTCCGCGCGAACCGGGCGAGTCCGACGACCGTGTCGTGGGCGACCATCGGCACGGCCAGCGTGGACTGCACGAGGCCGCCCTCCTCGGCCGGCACGGCCTGCGGCCGGGCGGTGCGCAGAGCGTCGGCGTAGGGCGAGTTGAAGGGGAAGTGGTGGACCGCGCCGATCTCGACGGAGTCGCCGGAGCCGCTGAGGGGCGCGTCGGCGACGGCGCTGGCGAAGGCGACGCGGCGCAGTTCGGCGCTGCCGTCGGCGAGCCCCGGCGGGGCCTCGTCGCCGGCCAGCAGTCCCTGGTAGAGGTCGACGGTGGCGAGGTCGCAGAAGCCGGGGACGACCACGTCGAGGAGTTCGCGGGCCGTGGTCTCCAGGTCCAGGGAGTTGCCTATGCGGGCGCCGGCCTCGTTGAGCAGGGCGAGGTTGCGGCGGGCGGCGGCCGCCTCACGGGCGGCGGCGCGGCGGGCGGTGATGTCGGTGCCCAGCCAGGCGATGCCGATGGGCCGGCCGCTGCCGCTGTGCACGCGGTAGAGGTTGACCGACCAGTGCCGGCGCTCCTCGGATCCTGGGACGAACCCGGTGACGTGCATGTCGGTGATGGACTCGCCGCTCTCCAGCACCCGCCGCAGGGTGGCCGAGACCCGCTCGGCCTCACCGCGCGGGAGATAGTCGTGAACTCCCTTGCCGCGATGGTCGTCCGGGGTCCCGCCGAAGATGGAGGCGAACCGTTCGTTCGCCCGCCGGACCCGAAGGTCGGCGTCGATCAGCAGGAATCCGAAGGGGGATTGACCGAATATCGCCTGCGAGGCGGCGAGGTCGGTCTCGATGCTGCGCAGGGTGCGCACGTCCACGACGATGCAGACGGCGGCCTTGTCGCCCTCGGCGGTCCGGGTGGGCATCACGTAGACCTCGGCGAGGCCGTCCTCGCCACGGCCGCCGTCCACCGTGCCCGACGCCCGGAAGGGTACGACCCCGGTCCACTCCCGCCCGTCGAGGATTTCGGCCATCTTGCGCTGACCGCGGTCGCGCAGATCGGAGTCGATGAACGCCTCTATGGGGTCCATGCCCACGGCGCGTTCGGCGGGGATGCCGAGCAATTGCTCGGCGCGCAGGCTCCACTGGTCGACCAGACCGCCGGGACCGATGGAGAAGGACGCGACCTTGATGTAGTCGTAGATCGAACCGGGCGGACTGCTCTGCCACATGGCGTCGCCGGGTGCCGCGGCATCCGCGGCCTGCTGCCTCGCGCCGTCCGACGGGTCCTCGGACTCCGTGGCCTTCGCTGGTATCTCGCTCACGCGAACCGTCCCCTCCAGCTCACCGCGTCCGGCACCGGTCACCGGAGGCGGCTGCCCGCAGTATCCAGCACTACGGCGCCGCACGACACGGTGTTCACGATCACAGCTCGGTCCAGGTGTTTTTCGGACCGGTCCGTGACAACACTTCCACTCTTCTAACCAGGGAACACGCCCGCGAATCACACACTCACCGACGGGCCGGGGAGCGGAGCGCGCAATCGACGGCACCCCGGCGTACGTCCGACCCCGCGCGAGCCCCCGCGTGCTCCCCCCTCACCCGGGCAGCGCCAGTTCGAACCAGACGGTCTTTCCGTTCGCGCCGGGACGGGTCCCCCAGCGGCGTGCGGCTCCGGCGACCAGTTGCAGACCGCGTCCGTTCTCGTCCTCGAGGCGGGCGACACGCTCGCGCGGCGGGTCCGGGAGCGGGTCGGAGACCTCCACGAGCAGCGCGCCGTCGAGCCCGCCGGGACGCACCAGCCGTACGCCGATGGGTCCGGTGGCGTGGCGCAGGGAGTTGGTCACCAGCTCACTGACCAGCAGGGCGGCGAGGTCGGCGAGACAGTCGAGGTCCCAGCCGTGCAACTGGCCCCGCACGGCGGCGCGTGCGGCGCGCACTGCTCCCGGTTCCGCGGGAAAGGACCACTCGGCGCAGTCGCCATCGGTCTCGATCACGCCGATCACTTCCCAGGCCAGCGAGCGCACCCATGTCCGTTTTCGTGGGGTTAATGGGCACATACCCGATATCTCGCGGGCAGTACCGCGCCGGAGGGCGCACTGTGGCACGAACGGCGTACGGCTCGTTCGGCGCGGCGGGTCGAGCGCCGGACCGGTGCCGCGCCGGGCGCCCGGCTAGAAGGAGGCCAGCGCCTCGACCTCGCGCACCGCCGCCACGTCCTGGTCGAGCCACGGCACGTCCCAGACCTCGGCCGGGGTCAGCCAGCGCAGCTCGTCGTGGTCCTGGAGGGGTTGGGGGGCCGGGGAGCCGGGGCGGAGGCGGGCGGTCCACACCTGGAGGACGTACGGCGTCCGCAGCGGCCACTCCCCCGGTACGCGCTCGACCGGCTCGGCGTCGATGCCGAGTTCCTCGCGGAGTTCGCGCACGAGGGCGTCCTCGGGGCGTTCGTCCGCCTCGACCTTGCCGCCGGGCAGCTCCCAGCGTCCGGCCAGTTCGGCGGGCGCGCTGCGGCGCGCGGCGAGCAGCCGGCCGTCGTCGAGCAGGGCGGCTCCCACCACCACGATGCGTTCGGTCCTCGGCGTCATGGGGCGGAGCCTACGGGAGGGCGCGCCTGGTCAGTTGCGCGTGCCGTCCCCGTTCGCACCGATGCGCTCCACCCAGTAGAGCTGCTTGTGCCCCCGGTCGTCGAAGCTGTCGGCGATCTTCTGGGCCTCGGCCCGTGTCGCGTACCGTCCGACGCGGTAGCGATTACCGTTGTCGTCCTGCCGTATCACGATCCAGGGCAGAGAGACCGTGTTCTCACTCATGGCCCTCACCGCCCGGGTCACTCCTTCTCGCACCGCCCCACCCTCCACGACGCTCGGCTGCGCTCGCCCGGGGCCCCCGTCCCGTTCCGGGCCCCCGCCGTGCCCCGCCTAAGGAAACCGCAATCCGCATATGCCCGAGCGTACGCCCAACCTTCACGCACCGAATACGCCTTTTCACAAAGAGGTACGCAACCAGCCAGAACGGTGGGGGCGCGCGGAGTCGAACGCGCCGTCGCGGACGACGCCCACTGGGAGGGACGTCCGTTCGGCAGAAACGGGGATCACCTGGGAGAACGGCCGGATTGCAGCGGCCCGCCGGGCAGGGGCCATGGCCGGGCGGCGGGGCGGACCGCACACCCGGTGCGCACCGGGTGTGCGCCACCTCACTCGGCGGGCGGGCGGACTCCGTGCCGCCGCCCCGCCCGGGCGGGGTTACCAGGAGACGTCACTTCACGGGCAGGTGGTACGCGACCCGGTAGCGGTCGGCCGGGATCACCACGTCGGCGGTCTCGACCGGGCGGCCGGAGGCGAAGTAGGTGCGCTGGATGACCAGGACGACATGCCCCGGAACACCGCCGAGCAGGTGCAGTTCCTCCGCGAGACCGGGGCGGGCGCCGACCTCCTCGGTGACGTTGTCCACGATGACGTCGATGGCCCGCATGCGCTCGGCCACGCCCATGCCGCCGAGGGGGCCCTCCTCGGGGAGCATCACGGGGGTGCGGCCGGTGACGGCGAGCGGCTCCCAGGAGGTGGAGAGCATCATCGGCTCGCCGCCGTCCCGGAAGAGGTAGCGGGTGCGCATGACCCGCTCCCCGGCCTGGATCGCGAGCCGGTCGGCGATGGCGGCACCGGCCTCGGCCTGCTCGCTGCTGGACTCCCAGGTGCCGCGCACCGAGGCGTCGGCCTGCTCCTGCCGGAAGGGCGTGGCACCGCCGGACGGGCGGTAGCCGGAGCGGGACACCCGCCGGGGCACGGGCCGTTCCCGCACGTACGTCCCCGAGCCGGAGCGGCCCTCGACCAGCCCCTCGGCCATCAGCACCTTGCGGGCCTCCAGGGCGACCGTGTCCGAGACGCCGTACTCCTCGCGGATGCGGGCCTGCGAGGGGAGCCGGGTGTGGGGTGGCAGTGAACCGTCGTCGATCTTCTTGCGGAGATCACCCGCGACGCGCAGGTACGCCGGCTGCTCACCGAAAGTCACTGGCCACTCCCATCAGGTTGTACAGACAGCAACAGCCTGGCAACCGTGGGTTGTGCCATGCAAGCAAAGGCCAGAGAATCACTCGATGTGATGACAAAAGAGCCGCAGGGTCTTCACGCAGGCACTTTCCTCCCTCTATAGGGGTGCTCATCTCGCGGCGCACTCACACCTGGACGACAGAGACGAGCGGGGGCGGAATGACGACGGGGACAGGCGCGCGGGGCAGGGTGGGCAGCCGGGCCGTCCGGGCGGTGAACGGGCTCACCGCACGTTGGGCGACGACCGTGCGGGACGGCACGGTCTTCTCGGCGGCCGGTGTCTGGCCGCTGCTGGCCTTCCTCGCCGACGGCGCGGCGGGACCGGCACGGTCCGAACTGGCCGAGGCGCTGGGCCTGCCGGCCGATCAGGCGGCTTCCGCGGGGCGGGAGTTGATCGCCGGCATGGCCGCCCTGCCGGGCGTGGACAGCGCCGTGGGGCTGTGGACCGGGCGGACGCTCGAGCTGCGCCCGGAGTGGGAGGCGGGGCTGCCCGCCGGGACGCACGGCGCACTCACCGGGGACGTGCCGGCGGACCGGGGAGCCCTGGACACCTGGGCGGCGGAGCGCACCGGAGGTCTGGTCGAGCGGCTGCCCCTGCCGGTGACGGACAGGACCGAACTGGTGCTGGCGAACGCGCTCGTGATGCGGACCGAGTGGCTGACGCCGTTCGACGAGGTGCCTTTGGAGACGGCGTACGGACCGTGGGCCGCCACCGAACGGCTGGGCCTGCGGCGTTCGACCGCCGTGCTCGACCGGATCGGCGTCGTGGACGCCCCGCACGGCCGGGTGACCCGGCTGACGGTACTGGGAAGCAACGCCCTGGACGTGCACCTGTTGCTCGGCGAGGAGGGGGCGGCCCCGGGCCGGGTGCTGGGAGCGGGCGTCGGCGCCCTCGCCGGGCGGCCGCGGCTGCCCTACGGGGCGGTGGGTCCCGGCCTGACCGTGCGACGGGAACGCAGCACGAGCCCCCGGCCGCCCACGCTCGACGTCACGACGGCCGCCTTCGACCTGCGCGCGAGCCACGATCTGCGGGGATCGCCACGGCTGTTCGGGCTCACGACGGCCATGGACACCGGCCGCGGCCACTTCCCCGGTATCAGCGGCGGCCACCCACTCGCCCTCGATGCGGCGGAGCAGTCGGCCACCGCCAGGTTCGGCGCGCTGGGCTTCAGGGCCGCGTCGGTCACCGCCTTCGGGGCGGTGGCGGGCGGCGTGCCCGACCTCCGGTACGTGACGACGACGGTCGACGCCCGCTTCGACCGCCCCTTCGGCTTCCTCGCCCTGCACCGGCACTCCCGGCTGGTACTGGCGGCGGGCTGGGTGACGGACCCGCTGCCGTTCCCCGAGGACCCGGACGAGGAGCGGGAGGACCGGTAGCGGCCTCTCAGGGGCGCTGGTCCTCCAGGACTTCGACACAGCGGGCGAGGAGAGCGGCCAGTGCCTCCCGCTCCTCGGCGCTGAACTCGGCGGCGAGGGCCCGCTCCACCCGTACGGCGCGGGCGTCGGCGTCGGCCAGTACGGCGCGGCCCTCGTCGGTGAGGCGGGTCTCCAGGACGTTCCTGTGCCACTCGTGCGGAGTGCGCGCGATCAGGCCGCGGTCCTGGAGGTTCTTCAGGACCGTGGTCATGGTGGGCGGCGTGACCCCGCACAGCCGGGCCAGGGCGGCCGCGGAGATGCCCGGCTTGTCGGAGAGGTGGAGCAGGGCGGCGTACTGGGCGACCGTCACGCCCGCCGGCTTCAGCACCGCGGTCTTGGTCGCGTTGAGAGCCTGCTCGGCCCGCTTGAGGTGGGAGCCGAGGCGCTCGGACGCGGGCATGGAGGTCATCACCCGCGCATGCTAGCGGGCACGTACATCCATGCCGCCTCTGGTACCCGCACCACCCCGCAGACTCATTAACGTATTGACGATCATTAGACCTCTAACTTAGCTTCGTACTCGTATTCATGGAATGGCTCAACCGAACCCGAGAGGCACTGCCACCCGTGTCCCGTTCGATCCACCGCCGCACGTTCCTCACCGCCACCACGGCCGCCGCGCTGGCCGTCGCCGCCCCCGGGCAAGCCCGGGCGGCCGGGCCGCGCGTCTCCACGGCCTTCACCCTCCCCGGCGAGCGCGCCTACCCCGAGGGCATCGCCCTCGACCCGCGCACCGGAGACGCGTACGTCGGCTCGTTCACCACCGGCGCGGTCTACCGCGCCGCCGCCGGGAGCCGCACAGCCGAGGTGTACCTCCCCGCGGGCACCGACGGCCGGACCACCGCCAACGGCCTGAAGGTCGACGGAAGGGGCCGCCTGTGGGTCATCGACTCCACCACCGGCGTCGACGTGTACGACCTGCGGGACCGCACTCTGCTGGCCCGATTCGAGGTCCAGGACGGCGAGCAGCGCTTCCTGAACGACCTCACGATCACCGCCGACGGCACGGCGTACGTCACCGACAGCGTCCGTCCGCTCCTGTACCGCGTCACCCCGGCCGAGGTGAGCCGCGCCCGCGGCGGCCGCGCCCCCCTCACCGCGCGCTACGACCTGAGCGCGGCCACGCCCCCGCAGCCCGGCGCGGCCTACACCTTGAACGGCATCGTCGCCGACCCGTCCGGACGCCTGCTCTTCACCGTCGACATGACCGGCGGCGGCCTGTACCGGGTCGCCGTGGCCGACGGATCGGTGCGCCGGGTCACCCTGCACGGCGGCGACCTGGCGCACGGCGACGGCCTGGAACTGACGGGCCGCACCCTGTGGGCCGCGCACAACGCGACCAACACCCTGACCCGCTGGCACCTGTCGGCGGACGGCACCGCGGCCCGCCTCCGGCGCACCCTGACCGACCCCGCCCTGCAGATTCCGACCACGCTGGCCCACCACCGCAACGGCCTGCTGGTGGTCCGCTCCCAGTTCGACAAGGGCGGCCCGATGGGCCCGGGCACCCCCGGGACCCCCTTCACGGTGGCCCGGGTGACGGGGCTGTGATCGCCGCCCGCAGCGATTCGACGTGGCCTTCGTGCGAAGGCCGGCCCCGGTCTGCTTCCCTCCACCGCGACAGGCCGTCGGCCACCCGGTGAGGATGAACGAGCAGAGGCCAGATCCGAAGATCGGATCTGGCCTCTGAACCGGGGTCATGCGCCTTGATCAGCTCGCTTGGCGATCAAGGGACTTCGCCCTACACGTTGAAGCGGAACTCCACCACGTCGCCGTCCTGCATGACGTACTCCTTGCCCTCCATGCGCGCCTTGCCCTTGGCGCGGGCCTCGGCCACCGAGCCGGCGTCGACCAGGTCGCCGAAGGAGATGACCTCGGCCTTGATGAAGCCCTTCTGGAAGTCGGTGTGGATGACACCGGCCGCCTCGGGGGCCGTCGCGCCCTTCTTGATGGTCCAGGCGCGGGACTCCTTGGGGCCGGCCGTCAGATAGGTCTGCAGTCCCAGGGTGTTGAAGCCGACGCGGGCCAGGGTGGCGAGGCCGGGCTCCTCGGCGCCCACCGACTCCAGCAGCTCCAGGGCGTCCTCCTCGTCCAGCTCGGCGAGGTCCTGCTCCAGCTTGGCGTTGAGGAAGATCGCCTCGGCGGGGGCGACCAGGGCGCGCTGCTCGTTCTTGAAGTCCTCGTCGACCAGTTCGTCCTCGTCGACGTTGAAGACGTAGAGGAACGGCTTGGTGGTGAGCAGGTGCAGGTCGTGCAGCAGCTCGTTGCGCTCGGTGCCCTGGACGATGCCGTGCGCGAAGAGCGTGTCGCCCTTCTCCAGGATCTCCTTGGCCTCCTCGACGGCCTTGACCTTGGGCGCGACGTCCTTCTTGATCCGCGACTCCTTCTGGAGCCGGGGCAGGACCTTCTCGATGGTCTGGAGGTCGGCGAGGATCAGCTCGGTGTTGATCGTCTCGATGTCGTCCTTCGGCGAGACCTTGCCGTCGACGTGGACGACGTTCTCGTCCTTGAAGGCGCGGATGACCTGGCAGATCGCGTCGGACTCACGGATGTTCGCGAGGAACTTGTTGCCCAGACCCTCACCCTCGGACGCGCCACGCACGATGCCGGCGATGTCCACGAAGTCGACCGTGGCCGGAAGGATGCGCTCCGACTTGAAGATCGAGGCCAGCTGGGCGAGACGGGCGTCGGGCACACCGACGACGCCGACGTTCGGCTCGATCGTGGCGAACGGGTAGTTGGCCGCCAGCACGTCGTTCTTGGTCAGGGCGTTGAACAGGGTCGACTTGCCGACATTCGGCAGACCGACGATTCCGATCGTGAGCGACACGTTGCGACTTCCCGTAGATGAGTGGGCCAGTGGCTGCCAGGGGCCAGGAGACACTGGCCGATCCACCAGTCTACGGCGTCCCGGGGGGCAGGCTCACGGGAGCGTCGAACGCCCGGCCAACCTCCTCTCATCGGCGTGTCCGAGGGCCGATTCGACACATAAACAGACCTAAGTTGGTCCAGTGGAGCAACACAGAACGCGACCCCCGAACGACGGAAGGCGACGTGGCACGCCGCACGGCTCTCTGCCGTCGCAGGCCGGACGCCGGTCCGGCGGAGCACGGCCCGGACGGGCGGAACGGCCGTCACGACAGGTCCGGGGCGCCCGGCAGGCGCCACGGGGTCCGGGGCTGCCGGACCTCCGGCTCACCGGCCTCGGCAGCGGTCTGTTCTGCGGCGCGGCGACGTTCCTGCTCGGCTGCCTGGACTGGTTGGTGTTCGACGGATCCCTGACCCTGTACGGGGTGCTGTTCCTGCCGGTGTGCGTGCTGACCGCGCTCTGGGTGCGCGAGGGGGACGTGTTGTCCGCGCCCGTGGTCGTACCGATCGCGTTCGTCGTGGGGCTGCTCCCCGTCGCCGACGGCGACGGGGGACTGACCGGCCGCATGGTGGGGCTGGCCACCGGCCTCGCCACCCAGGCCGGCTGGCTGTACGGGGGGACGCTCGTGGCGGGGGTGATCGTGCTCGCCCGCCGGGTGCGGTGGGTACGGCGGCGCCGGCGGCGGGGCTGAGCGGGACCCCGTACCGCGGGGCGGCCGCCGCGCGCGGCGGTCCCCGCTAGCCCCGGCCCTGCCGGCCCCGGCCCTCCTGGGCCGCTCTCATCGCCGCCCCCACGATCCCCGCGTTGTTCTGCAGCTGCGCGGGGACGATCTCGGCCTCGATGCCCTCGATGAGGTGCAGGAACTTGTCGGACTTGCGGCTGACCCCGCCGCCGATGATGAACAGCTCCGGCGAGAACAGCATCTCGACGTGCGCGAGGTACTTCTGGACGCGGTGCGCCCACTGCTGCCAGCTCAGGTCGTGGTCGTCCTTGGCCTTGCTGGAGGCGCGCGTCTCCGCGTCGTGGCCGTTCAGCTCCAGGTGGCCCAGCTCCGTGTTCGGCACGAGGACGCCGTCCACGAAGACGGCGCTGCCGATGCCGGTGCCGAAGGTGAGCAGGATGACCGTGCCCCGGCGGTCCCGCCCGGCGCCGAACTGCATCTCGGCGACGCCCGCCGCGTCGGCGTCGTTGACCACGGTCACCGGCAGGCCGCCGAGCATGCCGCCGAACAGGGCGCGCGCGTCGGTGTCGATCCAGCTCTTGTCGACGTTCGCCGCCGTGCGGACCGTGGCTCCGCCGGTGACCACTCCGGGGAAGGTCAGCCCGACGGGGCCGGTCCAGCCGAAGTGGTCGATGACCTGCTTGACCCCGTCGGCCACGCCGTCGGGCGTCGCCGGATGCGGGGTGAGCACCTTGCAGCGCTCCTGGGCCAGGGTGCCCCCGTCCAGGTCCACAGGGGCGCCCTTGATCCCGGATCCACCGATGTCCACGCCGAAGATCTGCATGGCACCACGTTACGACGGACCACTGACGGTCACTACGGTGAGCGGCGGGGTGATCCGCCGGCCGTCACTCGGCGGCGGTGCCCGTGGCGCCCGAGCCGCCGCGTTCGGCGACCAGGGTGGCCGCCTCGTCGCGCAGGTCGCGGCGCAGTTCCTTGGGCAGCGAGAAGGTGATGGACTCCTCGGCCGCCTTGACGATCTCCACGTCGCCGTAACCGCGCTCGGCGAGCCACTCCAGGACCTGCTCGACCAGCACCTCGGGCACGGAGGCGCCGGAGGTGACACCGACCGTGGTGACGCCCTCCAGCCAGGCCTCGTCGACCTCGTCGGCGAAGTCCACCAGGTAGGCGGCGCGGGAGCCGGCCAGCTTGGCGACCTCGACCAGCCGCTTGGAGTTGGAGGAGTTGCGCGAGCCGACGACGATGACCAGTTCGGCCTCGGCGCCCATCTGCTTCACGGCGAGCTGGCGGTTCTGCGTGGCGTAGCAGATGTCGTCGCTGGGCGGGGAG of the Streptomyces sp. 1222.5 genome contains:
- a CDS encoding SpoIIE family protein phosphatase — translated: MSEIPAKATESEDPSDGARQQAADAAAPGDAMWQSSPPGSIYDYIKVASFSIGPGGLVDQWSLRAEQLLGIPAERAVGMDPIEAFIDSDLRDRGQRKMAEILDGREWTGVVPFRASGTVDGGRGEDGLAEVYVMPTRTAEGDKAAVCIVVDVRTLRSIETDLAASQAIFGQSPFGFLLIDADLRVRRANERFASIFGGTPDDHRGKGVHDYLPRGEAERVSATLRRVLESGESITDMHVTGFVPGSEERRHWSVNLYRVHSGSGRPIGIAWLGTDITARRAAAREAAAARRNLALLNEAGARIGNSLDLETTARELLDVVVPGFCDLATVDLYQGLLAGDEAPPGLADGSAELRRVAFASAVADAPLSGSGDSVEIGAVHHFPFNSPYADALRTARPQAVPAEEGGLVQSTLAVPMVAHDTVVGLARFARTKGSEPFGDRDRDLAVELAARAAVCIDNARLYRREHERALILQRSLLPPGDPEASGLDIACRYLPGNAATEVGGDWFDVIELPGHRTALVVGDVMGRGLRAAVAMGELRTAVRTLALLDLEPAEVLSALDEIARGLGTPGGVQQATRTARQPRDADLSEVYLATCVYAVYDSVTRRCTFANAGHLPPVLVEPGEAALMLDVPPGMPLGVGGEPFEEVEVELPEGALLALYTDGLVESRDHPLDEGLQAFVGALTDPSRPLEDVCDHVLNTLDTHHGEDDIALLMARVQGLPAESVGDWTLPREPRSVGRAREYARGQLLSWDLEPLVDTAELLVSELVTNALRYGEGEIRLRLLLDRTLVCEVWDSGLVQPRRRRARDTDEGGRGLQLVGLLSAAWGSRRTPRGKTVWFELPLPGGETGLTDPAEALLSLF
- a CDS encoding ATP-binding protein, yielding MCPLTPRKRTWVRSLAWEVIGVIETDGDCAEWSFPAEPGAVRAARAAVRGQLHGWDLDCLADLAALLVSELVTNSLRHATGPIGVRLVRPGGLDGALLVEVSDPLPDPPRERVARLEDENGRGLQLVAGAARRWGTRPGANGKTVWFELALPG
- a CDS encoding (deoxy)nucleoside triphosphate pyrophosphohydrolase, whose translation is MTPRTERIVVVGAALLDDGRLLAARRSAPAELAGRWELPGGKVEADERPEDALVRELREELGIDAEPVERVPGEWPLRTPYVLQVWTARLRPGSPAPQPLQDHDELRWLTPAEVWDVPWLDQDVAAVREVEALASF
- a CDS encoding SPOR domain-containing protein — its product is MSENTVSLPWIVIRQDDNGNRYRVGRYATRAEAQKIADSFDDRGHKQLYWVERIGANGDGTRN
- a CDS encoding GntR family transcriptional regulator translates to MTFGEQPAYLRVAGDLRKKIDDGSLPPHTRLPSQARIREEYGVSDTVALEARKVLMAEGLVEGRSGSGTYVRERPVPRRVSRSGYRPSGGATPFRQEQADASVRGTWESSSEQAEAGAAIADRLAIQAGERVMRTRYLFRDGGEPMMLSTSWEPLAVTGRTPVMLPEEGPLGGMGVAERMRAIDVIVDNVTEEVGARPGLAEELHLLGGVPGHVVLVIQRTYFASGRPVETADVVIPADRYRVAYHLPVK
- a CDS encoding serpin family protein, translating into MTTGTGARGRVGSRAVRAVNGLTARWATTVRDGTVFSAAGVWPLLAFLADGAAGPARSELAEALGLPADQAASAGRELIAGMAALPGVDSAVGLWTGRTLELRPEWEAGLPAGTHGALTGDVPADRGALDTWAAERTGGLVERLPLPVTDRTELVLANALVMRTEWLTPFDEVPLETAYGPWAATERLGLRRSTAVLDRIGVVDAPHGRVTRLTVLGSNALDVHLLLGEEGAAPGRVLGAGVGALAGRPRLPYGAVGPGLTVRRERSTSPRPPTLDVTTAAFDLRASHDLRGSPRLFGLTTAMDTGRGHFPGISGGHPLALDAAEQSATARFGALGFRAASVTAFGAVAGGVPDLRYVTTTVDARFDRPFGFLALHRHSRLVLAAGWVTDPLPFPEDPDEEREDR
- a CDS encoding MarR family winged helix-turn-helix transcriptional regulator; protein product: MTSMPASERLGSHLKRAEQALNATKTAVLKPAGVTVAQYAALLHLSDKPGISAAALARLCGVTPPTMTTVLKNLQDRGLIARTPHEWHRNVLETRLTDEGRAVLADADARAVRVERALAAEFSAEEREALAALLARCVEVLEDQRP
- a CDS encoding SMP-30/gluconolactonase/LRE family protein; the protein is MSRSIHRRTFLTATTAAALAVAAPGQARAAGPRVSTAFTLPGERAYPEGIALDPRTGDAYVGSFTTGAVYRAAAGSRTAEVYLPAGTDGRTTANGLKVDGRGRLWVIDSTTGVDVYDLRDRTLLARFEVQDGEQRFLNDLTITADGTAYVTDSVRPLLYRVTPAEVSRARGGRAPLTARYDLSAATPPQPGAAYTLNGIVADPSGRLLFTVDMTGGGLYRVAVADGSVRRVTLHGGDLAHGDGLELTGRTLWAAHNATNTLTRWHLSADGTAARLRRTLTDPALQIPTTLAHHRNGLLVVRSQFDKGGPMGPGTPGTPFTVARVTGL
- the ychF gene encoding redox-regulated ATPase YchF, producing MSLTIGIVGLPNVGKSTLFNALTKNDVLAANYPFATIEPNVGVVGVPDARLAQLASIFKSERILPATVDFVDIAGIVRGASEGEGLGNKFLANIRESDAICQVIRAFKDENVVHVDGKVSPKDDIETINTELILADLQTIEKVLPRLQKESRIKKDVAPKVKAVEEAKEILEKGDTLFAHGIVQGTERNELLHDLHLLTTKPFLYVFNVDEDELVDEDFKNEQRALVAPAEAIFLNAKLEQDLAELDEEDALELLESVGAEEPGLATLARVGFNTLGLQTYLTAGPKESRAWTIKKGATAPEAAGVIHTDFQKGFIKAEVISFGDLVDAGSVAEARAKGKARMEGKEYVMQDGDVVEFRFNV